A genomic window from Fusarium oxysporum Fo47 chromosome VIII, complete sequence includes:
- a CDS encoding putative beta-glucosidase, translated as MARHNAFAAAPKGLPSDFEWGFATASYQIEGGVRDGGRGPSIWDAFTHLEPSRTNGDNGDIACDHYHRYEEDLDLLAKYGAKAYRFSLSWSRIIPLGGRCDPVNEEGITFYNKIIDGLITRGITPWITLYHWDLPLALQNRYGGWLDIESQLDFEHYAKLCYSRFGDRVRNWITFNEPWVVSIKGFSLGCFAPGRSSTNPDCDAGDSGREPWIVGHNLILAHARAARLYNKEFKSKEAGRIGISLSGDYFEPWDATDPRDQEAAEKRMEFWYGWFANPTMLAQDYPPVMREQLGSRLPAFTEDDFALLREADIDFCGMNYYTAQFARHRTAPPPDTDFQGNVDELPVNKEGIPIGELSGCDWLRSSPKSFQKHLVRIYKKYGKPICVTENGCPCPGEEKMSKEESVDDEFRQRYFRDHLDALVVAIHDGAKVWGYFGWSLMDNLGQVPILTKSLEWSDGYGIRFGVTFTDYDTLERTPKKSALMIKDMINERTIETL; from the exons ATGGCACGCCACAATGCCTTTGCAGCAGCGCCCAAGGGACTTCCTTCGGACTTTGAGTGGGGGTTTGCCACCGCCTCCTATCAGATTGAGGGTGGCGTGAGAGACGGCGGGCGAGGCCCCTCCATCTGGGATGCCTTTACACACCTCGAACCATCGCGTACCAACGGTGACAACGGCGATATCGCTTGTGACCACTATCACCGATATGAGGAGGACCTTGACCTCCTTGCCAAATACGGTGCCAAAGCCTATCGGTTCTCCCTGTCATGGTCGCGAATCATTCCTTTAGGCGGACGATGTGATCCTGTGAATGAAGAAGGCATCACCTTTTATAACAAAATCATTGATGGGTTAATTACTCGCGGGATCACGCCGTGGATAACTCTCTATCACTGGGATCTCCCATTGGCATTGCAGAACCGGTACGGAGGCTGGCTCGACATAGAGTCACAACTGGACTTTGAGCACTATGCCAAGCTATGTTATTCACGCTTTGGTGACAGAGTTAGGAACTGGATCACGTTCAATGAGCCGTGGGTGGTTTCTATTAAG GGGTTCTCTTTGGGCTGCTTTGCCCCCGGACGAAGCAGTACGAACCCAGACTGTGATGCTGGCGACTCTGGAAGGGAACCTTGGATCGTCGGCCATAACCTGATCCTAGCCCATGCGAGAGCGGCAAGGTTATACAACAAGGAGTTCAAATCGAAGGAGGCTGGCCGCATTGGTATCTCACTCAGCGGAGATTATTTCGAGCCGTGGGATGCTACCGACCCTAGGGACCAAGAAGCTGCcgagaagagaatggagtTCTGGTATGGCTGGTTCGCCAACCCTACTAT GCTTGCACAGGACTACCCTCCTGTCATGCGAGAGCAGCTTGGATCCCGTCTCCCCGCCTTTACAGAAGACGACTTTGCTCTGCTGCGTGAGGCCGATATCGACTTTTGCGGAATGAACTACTATACTGCTCAGTTCGCGCGCCACCGCACTGCCCCACCGCCAGATACAGACTTCCAAGGCAATGTAGATGAGTTGCCAGTGAATAAGGAAGGTATCCCCATCGGCGAGCTGAGCGGCTGCGACTGGCTCCGCTCCTCGCCCAAGAGCTTCCAGAAGCACCTTGTGAGGATCTACAAGAAGTACGGGAAGCCTATTTGTGTCACTGAGAACGGTTGCCCATGCCCTGGTGAGGAAAAGATGAGTAAGGAGGAATCTGTTGACGACGAATTTCGCCAGCGATATTTCCGCGACCATCTAGATGCCCTGGTCGTGGCCATACATGATGGTGCCAAGGTCTGGGGATACTTTGGGTGGTCTTTGATGGATAACCTAGGTCA AGTGCCAATACTGACAAAATCATTAGAATGGTCCGATGGATATGGCATCAGGTTCGGCGTGACCTTTACAGACTACGACACACTTGAAAGGACGCCGAAGAAGTCGGCATTGATGATTAAGGACATGATCAACGAAAGGACAATCGAAACATTATAG